CGAAGGTGGCGGGCCTGGGCGTCGACGGGATCATCACCAACACCCCCGATGTGGTGCGCGAGGCCACGGGCTGACAGCTCTGTCAGTGGTTGGCCGTACGGTGGTCCCATGAACAGCAACGGGGTTGTCGAGTGGGCCGTCGTCGAGAGCGACATCGGCCCGCTGCTGCTTGCCGCGACCGACGCGGGACTGGTGAGCGTGGTCTTCCATGCCCGTCCCGAGGTGCGGGAGAAGGCTGTCGGGCAATTGCGGACGCGGCTCGGCGCGGAGCCGGTGGAGAGTCCCGGCTCCGCGCGGCTCGCCGAGCCGATACGCCAGTTCGCAGCGTATTTCGCGGGCTCGTTGCGGGAGTTCTCGCTCGATCTGGACTGGTCGCTGGCCACCGGCTTCAACCGCCAGGTGCTCCGCGAGCTGGCGTCCGGTGTGCCGTACGGGGCGGTCGTCGGATACGGGGACCTCGCCGGGCGCGTGGGGCAGCCGGGGGCCGCGCAGGCGGTCGGGGCGGCCATGGGATCCAATCCGCTGCCGGTGGTGGTGCCCTGCCATCGGGTGGTGGAGAGCGACGGCGGACTCGGCGGGTTCGGCGGCGGACTCGAAACCAAGCGGCAGCTGCTGGCCCTGGAGGGCGTGCTGCCCCAGCCGCTGTTCTGACCGGCGCACTGTCCCGGCCCGCGCTCCGTCCCGATCCGCGCACCCGGTTTCGTACCTGCGAGCGGGCTGGCACACTGCGCCAGTGACCAACACCCTCGATGCACCTGACACCCCCGCCGGGTCCGGCCGCCCCGCCGGCCGGGTCACGGCGGCCGAGCTTCCCGGGCTGCGGCGCAGAACGTCCGCGGTGCTCATATCCAGCCAGATACTCGGCGGCCTCGGCGTGCCCATCGGCATCGCCCTGGCCCCCGTCCTGGCCACGGAGGTGAGCGGCTCCGAGGCGCTGTCCGGTCTGGCCCCGACCGCTTCGGTGACGGGTACCGCGCTGCTTTC
This sequence is a window from Streptomyces sp. NBC_01217. Protein-coding genes within it:
- a CDS encoding methylated-DNA--[protein]-cysteine S-methyltransferase, with the protein product MNSNGVVEWAVVESDIGPLLLAATDAGLVSVVFHARPEVREKAVGQLRTRLGAEPVESPGSARLAEPIRQFAAYFAGSLREFSLDLDWSLATGFNRQVLRELASGVPYGAVVGYGDLAGRVGQPGAAQAVGAAMGSNPLPVVVPCHRVVESDGGLGGFGGGLETKRQLLALEGVLPQPLF